A single Mytilus trossulus isolate FHL-02 chromosome 12, PNRI_Mtr1.1.1.hap1, whole genome shotgun sequence DNA region contains:
- the LOC134692426 gene encoding keratin-associated protein 5-9-like — MALLYVLVSANYGCTERGGICSNSLDCPMNGGEQEKLEVNCCKGKACCKCTDKCPEGSSCIPSNATCDGGNGKVDPLLCCGDQVCCTPTPCVENNGCTERGGMCSDSSDCPTTGGEQDKLEVNCCQAKACCNCTDKCPEGSSCIPSNATCDGGNGIVDSSLCCDDQVCCTPCVENNRCTERGGMCSDSSDCPTTDGEQEKLEVNCCQEKACCNCTDKCPEGSSCIPSNATCDGGNGIVDSSLCCGDQVCCTPCVFDSFKIDNR, encoded by the exons atgGCCCTGTTATATGTCCTCG TTAGTGCTAATTATGGATGTACGGAGCGAGGAGGAATATGTTCCAATTCTTTGGACTGTCCTATGAATGGAGGCGAACAAGAGAAACTCGAAGTTAATTGTTGCAAAGGAAAGGCTTGTTGCAAGTGCACCG aTAAGTGTCCAGAAGGATCATCCTGTATTCCAAGTAACGCCACGTGTGATGGTGGAAATGGTAAAGTGGACCCTTTATTGTGCTGTGGTGATCAAGTCTGCTGCACACCTACACCAT GTGTTGAGAATAATGGATGTACTGAGCGTGGAGGAATGTGTTCTGATTCTTCGGACTGTCCTACGACTGGAGGCGAACAAGATAAACTAGAAGTCAATTGTTGTCAAGCAAAGGCTTGTTGCAATTGCACTG aTAAGTGTCCAGAAGGATCATCCTGTATTCCAAGTAACGCCACTTGTGATGGTGGAAATGGTATAGTGGACTCTTCATTGTGCTGTGATGATCAAGTCTGCTGCACACCAT gTGTTGAGAATAATAGATGCACTGAACGTGGAGGAATGTGTTCTGATTCTTCGGACTGTCCTACGACTGATGGCGAACAAGAGAAACTAGAAGTCAATTGTTGTCAAGAAAAGGCTTGTTGCAATTGCACCG ATAAGTGTCCAGAAGGATCATCCTGTATTCCAAGTAACGCCACGTGTGATGGTGGAAATGGTATAGTGGACTCTTCATTGTGCTGTGGTGATCAAGTCTGCTGCACACCATGTGTGTTCGACTCATTTAAAATAGATAACAGATAA